One Mytilus trossulus isolate FHL-02 chromosome 5, PNRI_Mtr1.1.1.hap1, whole genome shotgun sequence DNA segment encodes these proteins:
- the LOC134719475 gene encoding trichohyalin-like — protein sequence MASVGYRENLFFNLTEEEKEEFTCSICCHILRQPHECQNGHQFCHFCITRWSHHASHGSCPMCRVDGLYRENVELEDRINQKIVRCEWKKCFWTGPLANLETHLHTVYVERSKRDAYRSLGMDTNRSRQSERSRKTEQSIMNQNTALSQNIQKLDLQSHAKFEKIYKRIIEDEWQKLKKGENIKRRFMKLKSHIEEEDMRMIHRIKEVEMRKLKEIENNKRRVQSLDLTKEKFRDTSLRRSLRKDKEIKDENILQKHRIENMLKRRKSEKEKSEEKLKEIERVKSERSENFQRRLEREEREWKEKLADLLRKIRETEKKKNEEIKTMQTEIQSERSRDKEKGYTHKNISFYNVYRK from the exons TTGTCACATCTTACGGCAGCCTCATGAGTGTCAAAATGGCCACCAGTTTTGTCATTTCTGTATTACAAGATGGAGTCACCACGCTTCGCATGGTTCCTGTCCAATGTGCCGAGTGGATGGACTTTACCGCGAGAATGTCGAGTTAGAAGATCGTATAAACCAGAAAATTGTACGATGCGaatggaaaaaatgtttttggacTGGGCCGCTGGCGAACTTGGAAACACATTTGCATACTGTTTATGTGGAAAGGAGTAAAAGAGATGCATATCGTAGTTTGGGAATGGATACGAATCGATCTCGGCAAAGTGAACGGTCACGAAAAACTGAGCAATCAATCATGAATCAAAACACTGCCTTGTCACAAAATATTCAGAAACTTGATTTACAAAGTCATGCTAAGTTCGAGAAAATATACAAACGTATCATAGAAGATGAATggcaaaagttgaaaaaaggagaaaatatcAAGCGCcgttttatgaaattaaaaagtcACATTGAAGAAGAAGACATGCGCATGATTCATAGAATCAAAGAAGTAGAGATGAGGAAACttaaagaaatagaaaacaataaacgaagAGTTCAAAGTCTAGATTTAACTAAAGAAAAATTCag aGATACTTCTCTGAGAAGATCACTTCGAAAAGATAAAGAAATCaaagatgaaaatattttacaaaagcaTCGGATAGAAAATATGCTGAAGAGAAGAAAATCGGAAAAAGAAAAGAGTgaagaaaaattgaaagaaatagaAAGAGTAAAATCGGAACGTAGTGAAAATTTTCAACGCCGACTTGAAAGGGAAGAACGTGAATGGAAAGAAAAACTAGCAGATTTATTGAGAAAGATCAGAGagacagaaaaaaagaagaacgAAGAAATAAAAACCATGCAAACAGAAATACAAAGTGAAAGAAGTAGAGATAAAGAGAAAGGATATACACACaagaatatttctttttacaatgtttacagaaaatga
- the LOC134718617 gene encoding uncharacterized protein LOC134718617 has protein sequence MILFILLNNLIAIVTGAVISFNINTDSIVGETVVLPCENKQGTDLVQWTRRDKNTEKSFTTVYTDGWRINTGLRHHERLMIIGSRGGQDYGLQISNVTMLDSGLYRCAVDTTTNLTYYLVTLKVEDKFEDLRSHSVYTVNNTTFPFMKNTEDTRFFFSIPIVFILSIPPMIIVIVLALIAAIILFQTRRKNKVSSSLVNNHPADIEEDQQNDHYYDKVDYEEMSCKVQNNSLNIEPYYHYPDSGNVEVILENQENPLTGPPQEIYSNDQANFSELTNDYSNVSNLYQPLTEHTEHWGLYSHTYVQCPPFQTGNHYHNMYNIADLSQMGNL, from the exons ATGATCCTGTTTATTTTACTTAACAACCTTATTGCGATAGTCACag GTGCTGTCATCAGCTTTAATATCAATACAGACAGCATCGTTGGAGAAACAGTTGTTCTACCTTGCGAAAACAAACAAGGCACTGACTTAGTTCAATGGACTCGCCGAGACAAAAATACTGAGAAATCTTTTACAACTGTATACACTGATGGGTGGCGAATAAATACAGGATTGAGGCATCACGAACGACTGATGATTATTGGTTCGAGAGGTGGACAAGATTATGGATTACAAATATCTAATGTAACAATGTTGGATTCTGGGTTATACAGATGTGCAGTAGATACCACAACTAATTTGACTTATTATTTGGTTACTTTAAAAGTTGAAG ATAAATTTGAGGACCTGAGAAGCCATTCTGTATATACcgtaaataatacaacatttCCATTTATGAAGAACACAGAAGATACCagattcttttttt CAATTCCAATTGTATTCATCCTGTCGATACCGCCAATGATTATTGTGATTGTTCTAGCATTGATTGCAGCAATTATTCTATTTCAAACAAGACGCAAGAACAAAGTATCATCTTCACTAGTGAATAATCATCCGGCCGATATTGAAGAAGACCAGCAAAATGATCATTATTATGATAAGGTCGATTACGAGGAGATGTCTTGCAAAGTTCAAAACAACTCTCTTAATATTGAACCATATTACCACTACCCCGATTCAGGAAATGTCGAAGTGATATTGGAGAATCAGGAAAACCCTTTGACAGGGCCACCCCAGGAAATCTACAGTAATGACCAAGCAAACTTTTCCGAACTTACCAACGACTATTCTAATGTGAGCAATCTTTATCAACCCCTTACTGAACATACTGAACATTGGGGACTTTACTCCCATACATATGTGCAATGTCCACCATTTCAAACTGGGAATCATTACCACAACATGTACAACATTGCTGACCTAAGTCAAATGGGTAATTTGTAG